One window of the Bombyx mori chromosome 20, ASM3026992v2 genome contains the following:
- the RpS20 gene encoding ribosomal protein S20, translating into MAAAVVSGKDIEKPQAEVSPIHRIRITLTSRNVRSLEKVCADLINGAKKQKLRVKGPVRMPTKILRITTRKTPCGEGSKTWDRFQMRIHKRVIDLHSPSEIVKQITSINIEPGVEVEVTIADA; encoded by the exons ATG GCAGCCGCTGTAGTGTCAGGCAAAGACATTGAGAAACCCCAGGCAGAGGTCTCCCCTATCCACCGCATCAGGATCACTCTTACTTCACGCAATGTGCGCTCGCTCGAGAAGGTCTGTGCTGACCTAATCAATGGAGCCAAGAAACAGAAGCTGCGTGTAAAG GGCCCAGTCCGCATGCCAACCAAGATCCTGCGTATCACCACCCGTAAAACTCCTTGTGGTGAAGGTTCAAAGACCTGGGATCGTTTTCAGATGAGAATCCACAAGAGAGTGATCGACCTACACTCTCCCTCTGAAATCGTGAAACAGATCACCTCAATTAACATCGAGCCCGGTGTAGAGGTTGAGGTGACCATCGCCGACGCGTAG